Part of the Rhea pennata isolate bPtePen1 chromosome 17, bPtePen1.pri, whole genome shotgun sequence genome is shown below.
GGGCCCGGAGTGTGCACGGGGACCCGGGAATGTGCACGGGGCCCGGGGGTGTTTGCGCGAGGTCTGGGGTGTGCACGGGGGCCCGGGAGAGTGCACGAGCCCCAGGGGTGTGTGCATGGGGCCCCAGGGTGTGCACAGGGCCCAGGGGGTGCACGGGGGCCTGGGGTTGTGCTGGAGGGCCCGCGGGTGTGCACGGGGGCCCAGGGGGTGCACGGGGCCCCGGGGCGTGCCCGGGGAACCGGGGCTGTGCACGGGGCCCCGGGGCGTGCCCGGGGAACCGGGGCTGTGCACGGGGCCCCGGGGCTGTGCACGGGGACCCGGGGTGTGCACGGGGAACCGGGGGTGCGCACGGGGACCCGGGGTGTGCACGGGGAACCGGGGCTGTGCACGGGGCCCCGGGGCTGTGCACGGGGACCCGGGGTGTGCACGGGGAACCGGGGGTGCGCACGGGGCCCCGGGGTGTGCACGGGGCCTGGCCGcgccgcccccagccctgcagggccGGCCGCAGTCCcggcttccccctccccttctccccgTGCGCCGTCGGGGGGCTCTGACTCTGCCCCGCTCCCGGCCAGGCCCCGCGAGCCGGcgcccccccgggcccggcgctGCTCGGGCGACAGCGACTCGTCCGCTTCGTCGgcgcagagcggcgccgcgggcccgcgggagccgggccgcgccggggccgcgccgcccagCCGCAGCCAGTCgcgggagcgcgcgcgcgccgccgcccgccgcgccgtcGAGCCGCCCGAGCGCGGCCGCTCGCCCCCGCGCAGCgcgccgggcagggcggcggcggcggcgcgctcccgcagccagggccgcgccggcggggagccgcTGCTGCTCATCCGCCGCGGCCGCGACGGGCAGCACTCGtgggcgcgggccggcggcggctccgcgggcggcggctccgcgggcggctccgcgggcggcggcggcagcccggcgcggcgccccgcagcggcgccccgcagccccgcgccgcgccgggcctcGCTGCCGGCCgagcgggccgcgccgcgccgcgccgggcccccccggccgccgccgccgcccgagccgctgcagcaggagctggaggagctggtgcAGCGCCTGCGGGCCCCGCTCTGCCTCGAGCCCgcccaggagcagcagctttACCGGCGCCTCGAGGAGGAGTTTTGGGCCAACACGCAGCAGTTGGAGCTGGACGGCGACGCCGGAGACCCCTtggcgcccccgcggcccgccgccccggAGCCGGCGCCTGCCGACTCGGCCTACTgctcctcctcgtcctcctcgtCCTCGCTCAGTTTCTTCAGCAAGCATGGCCTCGCCGCCGACGGGgacggccgccgcgccggcgccgggccccccgcgccgggccccgagCCCCCCGACGGCCCCACCTGGGATGGGCGCAGGCAGCCGCTCTCCAGCTCCTCGGACGAGGGCAGCTACTGCCCGGGCCTGAGCGATGCGCTGGACGGGGCCGAGCGCCCCGACGCTGCCTGGGCCGCCGCGGACTCGGTGCCACCACCCGAGCCCGGCGTGGACGAGCTGACGGAGACTGAGGAGGCCGGCGCGGGAGGCCGGCGGGCCCCCGAGCGAGTGCCTTCGCCCTGCGGGCTGCCGCTGCGCCCCAGGGCCAAGCCGCGGCTGGACACGCAGCCCGACAAGAAGCCCTCCCGCATCCCCACGCCGCGGAGCGccaaggcggcggcggcggcgcgggcgcccggcgaGCACAAGCCCTGGCGGGCGTTGCACAGCGTCCTCACCTCCTTCCTGGAGCCCGCGTGGGGCCCGCGCGAGCCCCCGGCGCCCGACGGCGACGCCTGGCCCTGAGCCGCGAGGCCCCGTGCCGGGGAGGTGCCAGGCGGGATGCGGGAGCCCTGCGGAGCAagagggcggggggggggggcacaccGCGGTGCTGCCACTGGGGTGGCATGTGGTGGTGGGACTGAAGGCCCGAGCCCCAACCCCTGACCATGGTGGGAGTTTGGGCTCTTCAGGTCATCGCCCGCAGCGCGGTTGGGGCGCTGGGTGCAGGACTCCCGTGTGCTGGAGCAGGGCCGTGGTGGCCACGTGAAGgagcctccccccgcccccccccccaaaaaaaaatgtcccCAGCTGTGCAGCAAGGTCCCTGGGGCCAGGGACGGCCGAATGCAAACTAGTTCCCCCCAGGagcgtgccccccccccccaccccggtgGTGATGGGcatctgcccccccccccccccaggagccGGGCAGGGAGCGCAACCAGCGCTCTCCTCGCCGCTGCCGCTTGtctcttcccccaccccccaatctttctttcttttctctcttctctacATCACTTTTCTGATCTTCTCTCGCGCTCACACAACTTCTCTTCGTCGCCTTCATGACTCGGGGACATACGGCTCATCAGCTTGATCGGTATTTCAAGGATGGGGGGGGCGGGTCATGGTCCTCTCCAGCCCCCGGCCCCTCGCGCTAACCCTGGCCAGCTCGACCTGTGTCCGTAGCGTGCGTATTTATGCATCAACCGACTATACGCGTGGCTGTGCGTagacgcccccccccccccccaaccccggcgTGGGCAGCTGCTGAACCACCCCGCGTGTCCCAACAGCAGCCAGTAAAAGTGACTGATCCCAAACGCCAGCGTGTCACCGTCATCGCTTTGAGGCcctgggaggggggggggggtgctgcaGAAACCTGGCCCGAGGGCTGCAGGATGGActgcagtgtgtgtggggggtcaTATTTGAGGGacaccccttccccccccccccaaaaaaaaaacccagcagtgTAGGACACCCCAGCTCCTGGAGCCGGCCTGGCTGCGGGGCTCTGCCCCGGCTCAGGCTCCGCCGGAGGAGCTGGCTCggacaaccccccccccccccaatgcaGACAGCAGCTCCATGGGCAGATGTCACCTTTATTCCATGTCCTTTTAAAACAAGTGAACAtacaatatatttataatatatatatattagctATTTACTGGCGGGAGCTGAAAACTTGCACTGAACACGTCTATCCAGGGGTGATCAATGGctttatttgggggggggaggggacacaCAATTTGTGTCACCGCTGGGGAAGGCGTCCCATCCTCTCCGGCGCTCATGGGTGACACTGGGCAGCGAGGAAGCCGCGGTGCCCGGGAGGAAGGCAGCCAGCCCGGCTCCCCCGCCGATGGCGTCTCCCCAGCCCCGGGCAGCCAGGTCCGCGCGAGTCGTGCTTGGGGGCCCTCCCTGGAAAGCCCTTTTTAAAGCACACCTAAGTGACAGGCGCAAAGTCAAGGGCCTGGAGCCCTTTCTGCTCCCCTTTGGGGGAAGACCCTCTCCCTAGAGCTTGTGGCTGCTGGATGGGGCAAATGTGGagctggtggggggggggctctgcCCCAGAAGCAGAGGCCAGGAAgcggccagcagcaggaagaagcCAAAGCAGCTTCCAGCTGATGCAGGAGTACACCAAACCCTGAGGAGCAGCTCCACGAGAGGGTCAGGGTGTCCATCCCCGACCCCCCAGGGGCTCCCAGTGCTGCTCCCCCAGGATCTCCATCCAggacccctccccccccagggCCCTTGAGGCCACGGCTGGTTCCGACAGGGCAGATGAGCGATGAATCCTTCACCAGCTACCACGCGTGTTCAGGTCTGAGACCCATCACCAGGGAGAGGCAGGTTTTTGCAGGGCTGGGCCGGGGGACACACCAGGGGCC
Proteins encoded:
- the GAS2L1 gene encoding GAS2-like protein 1, producing MADQSNIQSAASKSIRPFRSSEEYLYAMKEDLAEWFNTLYDLDIQVDNFMETLETGYDLCQHANNVNRIALEFQQQHPEAAARMRVPQNEVIFQAKNVVPGSFIARDNVSNFIQWCRQDLGIQDVVMFETNDLVLKKNEKNFVLCLLEVARRGSKFGMLAPMLIQMEEEIEEEMRDQIAYGVLDMQQESLSLDPESPVYPSRAQRISLCDLKNLDELVREILGCCTCPSQFPMVKVSEGKYKVGDSNALIFVRVLRSHVMVRVGGGWDTLEHYLDKHDPCRCASLSHRLGQPRAPGCSPQKGPPGSDRRPPGDGAHARTERAGPAPRGAAGATGSPRPGPDAGAHRPREPAPPRARRCSGDSDSSASSSRSQGRAGGEPLLLIRRGRDGQHSWARAGGGSAAAPRSPAPRRASLPAERAAPRRAGPPRPPPPPEPLQQELEELVQRLRAPLCLEPAQEQQLYRRLEEEFWANTQQLELDGDAGDPLAPPRPAAPEPAPADSAYCSSSSSSSSLSFFSKHGLAADGDGRRAGAGPPAPGPEPPDGPTWDGRRQPLSSSSDEGSYCPGLSDALDGAERPDAAWAAADSVPPPEPGVDELTETEEAGAGGRRAPERVPSPCGLPLRPRAKPRLDTQPDKKPSRIPTPRSAKAAAAARAPGEHKPWRALHSVLTSFLEPAWGPREPPAPDGDAWP